A section of the Methanosarcina mazei S-6 genome encodes:
- a CDS encoding DNA-directed RNA polymerase subunit D translates to MTMEVDILELSDRSAKFVLSRVSMAFANGVRRAMIADVPTLAIEYVNLYDNTSVLYDEQLALRLSLIPLVTDIETYMPQAECEVCGGEGCPACEVSLTLSAEGPGTVYSRDLISSDPKIQPADPNIPIVELKKGQKLVLEAIAHMGYGRDSVKWQAGVACGYKNVPVITIENCDACGHCAAECPKGIIRVEEAGARIAEDDLIKCSLCRLCEQVCDINAIKVDFYENAFVFTMESDGSYTAKDLTINAANVIKGKAEELLAILDQL, encoded by the coding sequence ATGACGATGGAAGTAGACATTCTGGAGTTATCGGACAGATCTGCAAAGTTTGTGCTGTCCCGGGTAAGCATGGCTTTTGCTAACGGCGTACGGCGTGCCATGATCGCCGATGTACCCACTCTTGCAATCGAGTATGTAAACCTTTACGACAATACCTCCGTGCTCTATGATGAACAGCTGGCTCTCCGTCTCTCCTTAATCCCGCTTGTAACGGATATAGAGACGTATATGCCTCAGGCTGAGTGTGAGGTCTGCGGAGGAGAAGGCTGCCCTGCCTGCGAGGTCTCCTTAACCCTCAGTGCAGAAGGTCCTGGTACCGTTTATTCGCGTGACCTTATCTCTTCTGATCCCAAGATCCAGCCGGCAGATCCTAATATCCCGATTGTTGAGCTGAAAAAGGGACAGAAGCTCGTGCTCGAGGCTATTGCCCATATGGGCTACGGCAGAGACAGCGTAAAATGGCAGGCAGGCGTTGCCTGTGGCTACAAGAACGTACCTGTTATAACCATTGAGAACTGCGATGCCTGCGGACACTGTGCGGCAGAATGCCCTAAAGGCATTATCCGGGTTGAAGAAGCAGGAGCAAGGATTGCTGAGGACGACCTTATAAAATGTTCCCTCTGCAGGCTCTGTGAACAGGTATGTGACATTAACGCTATAAAAGTGGACTTCTACGAAAACGCTTTTGTTTTTACCATGGAGTCCGATGGTTCATATACTGCTAAAGACCTTACCATTAATGCCGCAAACGTCATTAAAGGTAAAGCCGAGGAACTTCTGGCAATTCTGGACCAGCTCTGA
- a CDS encoding 30S ribosomal protein S11 → MADMKWAVAHIKSSFNNTIITVTDITGAETIAKSSGGMVVKAARDESSPYTAMQMAGQLADQLRDKGINGIHIRVRAPGGNKQRSPGPGAQAAIRAFARAGIRIGRIEDVTPVPHDGTRPKGGRRV, encoded by the coding sequence ATGGCAGATATGAAATGGGCTGTAGCTCACATCAAATCCTCATTTAATAACACAATTATTACAGTAACAGATATCACCGGGGCTGAAACTATTGCCAAGTCCTCTGGTGGTATGGTGGTAAAGGCTGCCAGGGATGAAAGCTCTCCTTACACTGCCATGCAGATGGCAGGCCAGCTTGCTGACCAGCTCAGGGACAAGGGCATTAACGGGATCCACATCCGTGTGAGAGCTCCCGGAGGAAACAAGCAGAGAAGCCCTGGACCCGGCGCACAGGCTGCAATCAGAGCTTTTGCAAGAGCAGGAATCCGTATTGGCAGGATCGAGGACGTGACTCCTGTCCCGCACGACGGAACCCGTCCAAAAGGCGGAAGGCGTGTATAA